The nucleotide window aatataatttgaatacgGTAATctacttttcaaattaattttgttaaacttgataaattgttcACTTGGAATCTCATTATTAGGATGCTCTTTTGATATGTATGTATACCTTAgtgaaactaaaaaaaaaactttcacttcaagaatataatttgaatacggtacttttcttttcaaattaattttgtaaaacttgATAAAATGTTCACTTGGAATCTCATTATTAGGATGCTCTTTTGATATACCGTagtgaaattcgagaaaaaacTTCCACTTtaagaatataatttgaatacggtactctacttttcaaattaatttagttaaacttcaaaaaatgttacttgaaACCTCATTATTGGGATGCTCTTTTAATATATCGTAGTGAAACTCGAGGAAAAACTTTCACTTCAAGAATATCATTTGAATACGGTACTcttcttttcaaattaattttgttaCACTTGATAAATTGTTCACTTGGTATCTCATTATTAGGATGCTATTCTGATATAACGTAGTGAAACTCAAAAAAAACTTCcacttgaaaatataatttgaatacgGTAATctacttttcaaattaatttttttaaacttgataaaatGTTCACTTGAAATCTCATTATCAGGATGCTCTTTTGATATATCGTAGTGGatctaaaaataaaacaaaactttctCTTCAAAACTCAGTGTTTACAAAGCAACAAAACATCAGTCTCATAAGATTGTGGAGCTTAACCAGAGTTTTCACTCCAAAACTCAGTGAAAATCATCAACACTCTCCAAATACAATTCAGGCTTATCATAGCCCAACTGTTCAGGTGTATCAATCCCCAGCTCAAGCAAGGTAGGCCGTATCTCCTGCAAAATATACGGATAAAATAACCGCAAGTTTCGGACCACATTTAAACTTGACCGCTTCCAAAAACCGCACCGCCAGGGAGTAATCGCTGACGCGTCGGCAAGCCTTTAAAACTGCGCAGATAATCCGCGGATCTGGAACACAGTCGTAGCTTACCAGATTGTTAATACCTTGGCGCACCTCCCAACCGTCAATGTCGGGTTTGTTGAAGTAGGTTTCAAAACGACAGTCGAAATCTTCATCA belongs to Nilaparvata lugens isolate BPH unplaced genomic scaffold, ASM1435652v1 scaffold5607, whole genome shotgun sequence and includes:
- the LOC120356043 gene encoding LOW QUALITY PROTEIN: cytochrome c oxidase subunit 5A, mitochondrial-like (The sequence of the model RefSeq protein was modified relative to this genomic sequence to represent the inferred CDS: deleted 1 base in 1 codon) — protein: MKAFPNQPGVSKSYSSHAESDEDFDCRFETYFNKPDIDGWEVRQGINNLVSYDCVPDPRIICAVLKACRRVSDYSLAVRFLEAVKFKCGPKLAVIYPYILQEIRPTLLELGIDTPEQLGYDKPELYLESVDDFH